GAAATCTGTGGGAAGAACGTGTACAGTTAATTGGTTAGGCCAgtgagaaaccctgaaaatatatttaccattaagaaactcctaaaatattctccaggcattgagaacccccagaaatgacacaatcatgcagaatatggctgggaagcatagctatgtacatgccaacctggggcccctcctcttccctccccctccaggcccatcattggatattttggtattggggggggcagatatacatgaccatatatggtcatatgaagcaataaatgtttaacagatacaAAGTTAATTcagtcccacccatttgggaaaccctcccagggctgtcaagaaaacccagggtttcacttcttcatccagaagaagtttcttaCTGTTAGAGTGGTTCTTCAAAGGAACAGGCGGTGGGTTCCCCTtctttggcagtttttaagcagaggctaggtagccatctgacagaaatactgatttttatgaacgtaggcagattgagagtgggtgggcaggaagggatgtgccagggtttgtctcttgtggcccttccttgcatgcccagggaattgctaatcgccactttaggttggtaggtgaatttcttccaggacaaactggattctggagatttttggtggagggatcgcttgggcatgaaattggggtcactgtgaggtaggtaggcaggtaggtagttgtgagttcctgcatagaatcatagatccatAGATCCAGGGTCagggtagggcagtatataactAGATAGATAGCTAGATAGCCATAGATGGAtagagatagatggatggatggatggatggatagagatggatagatggatggatagagatggatgaatggatggataaagatgggtggatggatgaatggatggatagagatggttggatggatggatagagatggatggatggatagatggatggatggataaatggatagagatggttggatggatggatggatggatagatggatagagatggttggatggattgatggatggatggatagagatggatagagatggatggatggatagatggatagagatggttggatggatggatggatagagatggatagagatggatggatggatagatggatagagatggatagatggatggatagagatggatgaatggatggataaagatgggtggatggatgaatggatggatagagatggttggatggatggatagagatggatggatggatagatggatagatgaatagagatggttggatggatggatagagatggatagatggatggatggatggatggatggttggatggatggatagagatggatggatggacggagatggatggatggatacagatggatggatagagatggttggatggatggatagagatggatatggatggatggatggatagatacagatggttggatggatggatagagatggatggacagagatggatagagatggatggatggatagatggatagagatagatagatggatggatggataaatggatagagatggttggatggatggatggatggatagatggatagagatggttggatggattgatggatggatggatagagatggatagagatggatggatggatagatggatagagatggttggatggatggatggatagagatggatagagatggatggatggatagatggatagagatggttggatggatggatagatgaatagagatggttggatggatggatagagatggatagatggatagagatggatggatggatggatggatagagatggttggatggatagatggatagagatggatggacagatggatagagatggatggatggatggatagagatggatggacagagatggatagagatggatggatggatagatggatagagatggatggatagagatggatagagatggttggatggattgatggatggatggatagagatggttggatggatggatggatggatagagatggatggatggatagatggatagagatggttggatggatggatggatggatagagatggatggatggatagatggatagagatggttggatggatggatagaggtGATGGATGgctggatagatggatagatgaatagagatggttggatggatggatagagatggatagatggatagagatggatggatggatggatagagatggttggatggatagatggatagagatggatggacggatggatagagatggatggatggatggatggatagagatggacagacggatggacggacagacagagtggctgatagccactgatgggcctctaATCCATATGTTCTTCCAGCCCACTCTTGATGCACTCACATTTAGCTTGCCTCTTATTCGGCATAGTTTCCCTTGTGTTCGGTGAAGTGTTACTTCCATGTTGGTGTTCATAGGCTTGCATCACGGGCTTTCTGAGCGGGCTTTCTGCTGATGCTTCAGACTCCTGTGCCCGTAGCCATGCCTCAATTAAGTTAATGGCGCCAGCATTGGCTTTAAAGTGTGCTGGAGTTTGGGCAGTAACTCTTCCTCGGATCAGCTTGGTTTCTCGATTTACTTAACTCGCTGTCGGAAGATAATTGCATAACTCAGACACTTGAACTCCAACATGCCTGTATAGTTTTTGCTCAGCAATTACGTGGAAATTGCAGCTTTGGAAAGGCAGTTTCTACACAAATGAAAAGCAAGGCCATTATCGTCGAGACATCCTTCCCTGTAAGCAGCCACGAGCCGTTCTTTCAAAAGTCAAACGCCGAGCCGTGTGCGAAACGCCGCAAAATGTTTAGCGGCTACTTTCCCGACGGCGTTTGTCATTTGTACATTTTAATTTGCATTCCAGAAAGTTTCTTAAGCTTCTTATGTACTTATCTGTGTTGTAATCTCAGTTCTGTTTTGTTGCGAAGCGCCGTCTTAAGGAGCTTAGCTGTGCTATCTGTCTAATAACGGCAATAATATTTGTTAAGCGCCCAAACCACCAGGCACGATCCAGAGCACATAAGAAAGGGGGACGTTCCCCGGGGAACCTCGGAATCTAATACagataacaaaaacaaaataattaaaacttggaggaaggaaaggagaaataaaaccATAACAACTGGGCCACTGGGTAGCTGAAATAGATGGATTCTGAGACAGACGGAAGAACATAACTGCACTGAATATCAATTGGCagtcatttaatttaaaaaaaacaaaacagcagtatGGATGAAAGTTCAGAGATGAAACTGGGCAGACGTTTCTGGGCAAATTTATCGATCCTGAGCCGATATAACAAGAAGATTACCAGTGTAACTACCATAGGGCAGCTTATTTTGTGCATTATTCCTCCCCACAGTGAAATCCCCTATATACTcttgtataagcctagttttccagcaccttttttcacactgaaaaggccctcctcggcttatacgcgggtatatatggtaattgaaataaaagcctgctccagccagccaatcgttgctctggcagcttgtaggacctCAACGGTTCCACCCAGGGactctgatctccccccccccttttgtcttcacttcttcctcttcttaatcactccttccaaactattcttttggtttctgtgggtgaaaagcggggtacaaaacccagcagctattcaccctcgtgacttttctgtatttgttgggggaggaggctggataGGAGAGCATGTAATGAtggggcatttcccaccctcggcttatatgtgagtcagtaAGTTTGCTTAGCTTTTGTGGtgaaattaccgtatttgctggcgtataagacgaccccccaacatttccactcaaaatatagagtttgttacattagattacagtactatgggccattatgggcagctatgtctatcccaactgaaatgcacccggcgtataggacgaccccccccacttggaggcatgtttttcagggggggaaagtagtcttatacgccagcaaatactgtaggtgcctcggcttatatgcgggtcggcttatatgcaagtatatacggtaagctCAGTGGAGAGccagtgactggccccaggtcattcAGCGTAATGGCAGAATAGAGGGTTAAAGCTGAGTCTTCCACGACTCACTCTGATATTCTAACCCAGAGGCCCCAAACGGGTCCAGTTTTGTTTACAAGGTTCCGTCTTGTTTTGCAGTGGACCAGCAAACCAAGTCCTTGTCTTCAGTTCTCCCGATCTATAGAGGCTTCGATGGACAAAGGGGCGGGAGCAAAAACTGCTTTGGTTCTGCTGGGAAGTGCATTTACATTAAGGTAGGCAACTATAGGGGTCTTGGGTGATACATGTATTGAATTGGATCCTTTTCTTCATGCCGAACTTCCTACATGTGAacaaccaaatcagagtccagtagcaccttgaagaccaaccaagattcattcaaggcgtgagctttcgagggcaagccctcttcctcaggctaaTGAGCAGCCGTCATAACATTGGACATATAAAGCAAAAGCTAATTGGTAAATCTTACTAATTAGTAAATGTTAAATTACTAGTGaatgtgagagcctcttgtggcgcagaatggtaaggcagcagacatgcagcctgaaagctctgcccatgaggttgggagttcagccttccatccttccgaggtcggtaaaatgaggacccagcttgctggggggtaaacggtgatgactggggaaggcactggcaaaccaccccgtattgagtctgccatgaaaacgctggagggcgtcaccccatgggtcacatgacccggtgcttgcgctggggatacctttacctttactagtaaatgttaaattagtaaattgtgtcacagcatccagaTTCAGTCGTATGATACCATATGCTAatcctttgctaaaacagccagtcactccccttgaattcagttgtagttcacacagaaaattggagaaataaaaccgTCTACGTTAGTGATCGACGGCTGTCACTTTACCATTTATTGCTGGCCCCATCGGCCCCcgtccgtctccacccaagtgtgaaagcATTCCTGCAAGCGAAAAACTGTGCTGGCAGCTAtattgtcctgagaccagagagttaaattcaaaacgTGAGAGGGCCCGTTGAACTTAGTAGTGCAGCATCCCAGGTTCCTGCTGACGTGCAGGCTAAAGTGAACGGCCATTCTTCTTTTTTGCTTGGGTCTCTCTCACGTTTTCAAGGTTCCCATCGGCACTGTGGTGAAGGAGGATAGCAAGGTCGTGGCTGACCTGAACCAGCACGGGGAAGAATATGTCGCCGTCTACGGGGGTGCTGGAGGGAAAGGCAACCGTTTCTTTCTGGACAATTTCACCCGCGCACCCGTCACAGCTACCGAAGGAGAACTGGGCCAAGAGCGAGTTCTGCATCTCGAACTCAAGACGATGGCCCACGCAGGCATGGTGAGTGCCTTTTGTCTCAGGAGGTCCGAAGAAATCAGAACTTCAAGTCCGGAAAGGATCTGTGTAATTTCTCCGGGGAACGCAGATTGTGTTAATATTTGACACGCGGAGCGATCGGTTTTCTTCCCATCCTTTTTGGCTCTCAGGTGTCTTAATTAGACCTATTTGTTCAATTGCCAATAATGGCCAACAGCCTAAAAATCTCTCCTCACCATTATTGACTCGAACTGCAGTGCTGAGGTGAGAGGGGAGTCTTCTTTTAGACATTGGCTTGATGTAGAGACATTtctctcagcctggagaaaaggaggttgagaggggacatgatagccctttttaagtatttgaaaggttgtcacttggattagggcaggatgctgtttctgctggctgcagaggagaggacacgcagtaatgggtttaaacttcaagtacaacgatatgggctagatatcaggaaaacaatttcatagtcagagtagttcagcagtggaataggctgcctaaggaggtggtgagctccccctcactggcagtcttcaagcaaaggttggatacacacttttcttggatgctttaggatgctctgggctgatcctgcgtagagcagggggttggaccagatggcctgtatgggcccttccaactctatgattctatgattctgtgtacaTTTTTGCAGGCTATCAACACAGGGCTCTCTCCCTCCGCCCCACGGCTCTGCATAAAAGTGGGAGAATGCTTTCTTTGTCACAACCAGTCTGTGCAATCTGATACTTGACGGCAACTCGTAAGGAAAGCAGAGCGTCGTTGTCAGGGACGGTCGCCTTGTAAATAACCCAGGTCGGCCCATTGATTCTGAGCCTTCTCATTCCAGGTGGGGTTCCCTAATGCCGGGAAGTCTTCATTGCTACGAGCCATCTCCAATGCCAAGCCAGCCGTGGCCGCTTACCCGTTCACCACCTTGAATCCTCACGTGGGCATCGTCCATTACGAAAACTATGAGCAAATTGCCGGTAAGGCGCCGCAAGACGTCCGCAATGCCACTGAATGCTTTCGACTGAGCTTGTCATCCTTGCTTCTCGAAAGACTATAAGCCacgggtggccaaagtgtgggtctccagatgtccgtgaactataatcaccatgagcccctgccagccatagtttggccagtCCTGGTCTAAGCCAGTGGTGCGAtatctctaaagcagtggtccccgcgGGCctcggcccagtgccgggccacgaaggccttggcatcgggccgtggctccctctccccgcccccccccccccgcagtgaagAACTTtctaggccgcaagcttgcggcccgggaagcttctttctgcgggagggggggagagggaatcagggccgcgcctgtGCATTGCGCAAGCGCGCCCGGAATCGTGCATGCGcgcaagtgccgcacatgcgcgatttcggccgcacatgttgcatgtgcgcatgcacagctaggctgcgcatgcgcaatgcgcgggcgcgcatGCGTGGCGGGCGCGGGCggacagttgccctgccagtccccagcctcaaaaaagttggggaccactgctctaaaggaactGAATATTGTACTATGTCCCGTGTGTTACTTGGataacctaggcccattccgcacacgtaggaaaatgcactttcagtgtgctttgacagctggattttcctgtgcggaaaatctacttctacagtgcattgaaagcaTTGTAGAAGCATTATCTGTTGTATGCAGAAAAGGCCCTATATCAGTGGTCTTCAGCCCTCAGCCTACAGCCCTCAAGTGAGCTGTAAGTCTCTgaagcaggggttcccaaccaggggtctgtggaacCCCAGGGGGTCTGCAACATTCTCCTTccagccttaatggacttggccacatgctaggaaaacagctgcttccattgaTCCCTCTCCTCATTGTGAGTTCTCTTTTTTCGGTGCCTGGCAGGGGGGTGAAGACAACAAATGGGGAAAAcccatggctcaggggcagagcatctggaTTGCATggggaaggtcccaggtccaatctccGGCATTTCCCCATCAGAtagcaggcaatgtgaaagacctcagcctgagacgaGCCACTGCATCCACAGGTACGGGCTGCAAGACGTAGGCTTGCCCCCAAATTCCGTGCATCTGGCTACGACCTAGTATTATGGCGGGATGGGGAAAAGGATCAGCTCAGCAAAGATGGCCAGCTTGCATCACTGGAATGAAAGAGTGGTTTCATataatcgtagagttggaaggcacctccagggtcatctactccaaccccctggaggaaatttgccttcttccGTGTTATTCTCTCCACGGTTACTGCCCTGTGGTGGTCCCAGaggcatcttagaatcatagtgttggaagggaccacatgggtcatctagtccaaccccctgcagaatgcagggaattcacaactacctgcccatctatagtgacctcagttccatgcccagatgatgcctccccaccccccaaaaaaatccattgtccgtctggcctggagggaattcaccttccCTGTTATTCTCTCCACGGTTACTGCCCTGTGCTGGTCCCAGaggcatcttagaatcatagaatcgtagagttggaagggacctcctgggtcatctagtccaacctcctgcactatgcaggacactcacaaccctattactcatccattgtaacctgccaaccccttgagccttcacagaatcagcctctccgtcagatggctatctagcctctgtttaaaaatttccaaaatttCCATCTGTGTATTCCTACATTGAAGGAGACTCAGAGAAAACCTATTCACACTCCAGCTCCATGGCTGAAGGGGCAGTATCCGTTATCAACTATGGCCATATTTTGATTCATAAATGTAGATACGTTCACACCAGAGAGCTCTCATTCATTCTAACCTGACTTTCAGAGATATTTGGACCATAAACAACAACCTGAAAAATTATCTTTGATCACCCCAATTTATCCCAATAGCTAAGTGGGACTTATCTAACCCATGAACTGGCTTGCTTCTTGTGTGTGTGGTGTGGCAGTTAAGAGTgcgtggcctctgatctggggaaccaggtttgattccccactcctccacatgcagccgtctcggtgaccttggcctaatcacaatgcttgcaaagcagttctcttagagctttctcgaccctgcctacctcagagggtgtgtgttgtggggagaacaagggaaaggtgtttgtaagatactttgagactctttggggtagtggcatataaagcggcatataaaaaaccagctcttaaaGTTTAGGTCAGAAATGttgggatttgcatttttaataattttatttcatgGTTTGTATTTTAACAATTTGTACCACTAAGCAAGtggaaaaattgttcacagtcagagtagttcagcagtgggatgagctgcctaaggaggtggagagctccccctccctggccgtcttcaagcagtggctggacagatccttctcctggatgcttgaggctgatcctgcattgagcagagggtgggaataGACGGCCATTATGacgccttccaactctaagattctaaaaCCCATttggttttaaaggttttttaaatTAGAATTATTCATGATTTGTAACGCAGTAAAGCTTTGTAAATCTGCCATGCCCTCTGTTAGTATTCTGTTATTAGGCGTTTTTGTCAATTTTTTTCCATTACGTCATCACGTCCCTGACTGCCAAACCCTTGCATGATAAATTACGTTCATTCACCTCTTGTCTTCCGCACTCACCCCTAGTGCACAAGCTTTACAAGCTCTTGTGACCCCTCTCCCACTACCAGAACGGTCCCGCTCACCTAGCTGTCTTCCGTCTTCAACCTTTTTGCAGTCGCTGATATCCCCGGCGTCATCAAAGGAGCTCATCTGAACAGGGGCTTGGGAATCGCCTTCCTGAGACACGTCGAACGCTGCCGTTTCCTTCTGTACGTGCTGGACCTCTCCGTGCCCGAGCCGTGGACTCAGCTCCAAGACTTAAAACACGAACTGGAGCAGTATGAAGCGGGCTTGTCAAAGAGGCCTCACGCCATCGTTGGGAACAAGCTCGATCTTCCCCAGTCGAAGACCAATTTATCTCTGCTTAGGGAGAGAGTACCCCACCGAGTCATCCCCCTCTCTGCTCTGACGGGGGACAACCTAGAGGAGCTGATCTCGCACCTGAAAGAACTGTATGACGATTATGTAAAAGCCGAAGAAATGTCGAAGCAGAAGCCGCTAAAATGGTAGAGGAGACGTGGAAGCTTTGCAGTCTTGCTTCAATTGAGCTCTTGACCCAAgggttttcctttcctctccaagcctCGGGGTACACAGAGCTATAAGTTGCTCCTTCTAATTcagaaggaagagagaagagaatTCCTGAACCATTCGGTTTATCTGGCTGGCAGTCTGTTTCAGGGAACGTGGGGCACTGGGTAAAAGAAGGAAATATCTCCACGTTACGATCCTCACTGTAGATAAACCCAGCTCAGGAGACTGTGTCGCTGTGCAGACTGAGGGCCAGACGATGCGCAGGTTTTTAAAGCGACAAGTTTGCTTCAGTAAAGGAGAGCACGTATTGAGCTCAGAATACCATGGTGGGGAGGAATGGCACACCGAACagcccaaggcaggggtagtcaaactgcggccctccagatgtccatggactacaattcccagaagcccctgccagcatttgctggcaggggcttctgggaattgtagtccatgggcatctggagggccgcagtttgactacccctggcccaaggGGAGGGAATATGGAgttctttcccctcttttgcGGCTCCATGTTAGTATTCTGTGCATGCGGAGCagcaaaaacagaaaaataatccaACACACACCCCACCACCACTATTCCAGTGCGCAGGCTTCAGGTGGCCAGGAGGAATTTTCTCTCTTTCTACAGTCCAATCAGGCCTCCCCCTCCTTAAAAGAAAAAGCCATCCCCCCACAACTGTGGAGGGAAATATTAGCTGGGAATCCTGGACCCAACTCTGGGTCTGCACATCTAGTTTGACACTGAAGTACAGAATATGTAATTTCTGTACCTCTCTGCAATTTAATACGTACCCCTCAGTGATCCGGATTTACCACAGACCCCTCCAGATCCTAAACCTTACGGTGTCCACTGCTCCATTCCTCCAAATTCTTCAGGTGAGTGGAACCGAGTTGACGTTCGTAGTGGAATAATCAAGACCTCGCAGAAGCACAATAAAGAAGCGTGCCGTTAAAAAAATACCGCTGGGCAAAATTGCTTCtctcgcgccccccccccccccactcttacTCACTTCAATTAGAAATGTAAATGATAATTACGGTCTCGCTTTCTTCCAGGAAGCGCtggataaaaatgttaaaatgaaTCCTCTGAGCCCTTGAGCTCCTGTGgagtataaatttaaataaatgttctgTGGATTAGGTGGTTTTTAAGAAAGATCCATCACTATACAGGTGTGCTTATTTGTGTAAGAGCTAATATTTTCCCCATTTTGATACGTGAGATTCCAGTTGGTGTCCTGATGCTACTTACCAAGCTGCTGGGCTAACCGGAGCTACTAGAGACCTAGCGTGGTGTGTTGCAGggatggccaacctgtggctgtCCACATTtcagtggactacaatccccatgagcccctatcagtgtaggagttaagagcagcaggctctcaACTGGGGAACTGGGGTGGTGCTTAAGAACGGTATTCTCTAACCCAGAGAAACgagtttgattcttcactcctccacccagagcctgctgaatgaccttgggccagccacagttctctcagagctctctcagctccacctacctcacaagattgcctgtcagggagaggaagaaaaggtcgattgtaagccattctgagacactTTCCTCTAAGCAGctgatcttcttcctcctttttgaTGTTGGTGGTGTTCATTCCAGTCACTGATACACAGGATCAAGGAGGCTGTGGGGAATCTCTGCCCGgatgctccccccaaaaaaccttttttttggggggggagagtctaaagcaggggtagtcaacctgtgatcctccagatgtccatggattacaattcccatgagcccctgccagcatttgctggcagaggctcatgggaattgtagtccatggacatctagaggaccacaggttgactacccctggtctaaaggacaTGACGATAGATTTCAGTGcctgcataccccccccccccaccattgctTTCCTCCTGAGAAGTGGGACCAGTTTGCCGTGACGTCACCCGTACGTCCAAACCAGTTCTAGGCAAAACAGCCGA
The nucleotide sequence above comes from Paroedura picta isolate Pp20150507F chromosome 4, Ppicta_v3.0, whole genome shotgun sequence. Encoded proteins:
- the MTG2 gene encoding mitochondrial ribosome-associated GTPase 2; the protein is MLQAKILGTWLGRRWRPTYAYMLRCLLPKQSWHQDVSTSCAKCSKSRRLGHKKNVSEKKLTRYFVDHRKVRVTGGKGGDGMSCFLSEPRKEFGGPDGGDGGNGGHIILKVDQQTKSLSSVLPIYRGFDGQRGGSKNCFGSAGKCIYIKVPIGTVVKEDSKVVADLNQHGEEYVAVYGGAGGKGNRFFLDNFTRAPVTATEGELGQERVLHLELKTMAHAGMVGFPNAGKSSLLRAISNAKPAVAAYPFTTLNPHVGIVHYENYEQIAVADIPGVIKGAHLNRGLGIAFLRHVERCRFLLYVLDLSVPEPWTQLQDLKHELEQYEAGLSKRPHAIVGNKLDLPQSKTNLSLLRERVPHRVIPLSALTGDNLEELISHLKELYDDYVKAEEMSKQKPLKW